The Paracoccus aminovorans genome has a window encoding:
- a CDS encoding response regulator transcription factor gives MRTVRSTETAIPVILADSNPLVLSAMSEVFERDARFSLLATSATAEGFLTTARRVPARVGIVDWDLPEMGGARLMEQLREQEDAPRIIVYARESSQGHISAMGAGAAGFVSRHGPVEALLDTCVAVAAGRMVFPFLDVRELQRNPLHSLSRRETDMLSALARGMTNREMSKELGISPNTVKFHLSNLYDKLAVKSRAQAIAFFYSQQQGGNARG, from the coding sequence ATGCGGACCGTGCGCAGCACCGAAACCGCAATTCCGGTGATTCTGGCCGACAGCAATCCGCTGGTCCTGTCCGCCATGTCCGAGGTGTTCGAGCGCGACGCGCGGTTCTCGCTGCTGGCGACATCCGCCACCGCCGAGGGCTTCCTGACCACCGCCCGCCGCGTGCCCGCCCGGGTCGGCATCGTCGACTGGGACCTGCCGGAAATGGGCGGCGCCCGGCTGATGGAACAGCTGCGCGAACAGGAGGACGCGCCCCGCATCATCGTCTATGCCCGCGAATCCAGCCAGGGCCACATCTCGGCCATGGGCGCGGGCGCGGCGGGCTTCGTCTCGCGCCATGGACCGGTCGAGGCGCTGCTGGACACCTGCGTCGCCGTCGCCGCCGGGCGGATGGTGTTTCCCTTTCTCGACGTGCGCGAATTGCAAAGGAACCCGCTGCATTCGCTGTCCCGGCGCGAGACCGACATGCTGTCCGCCCTGGCCCGAGGCATGACCAACCGCGAAATGTCAAAAGAGCTGGGAATTTCCCCCAATACGGTGAAGTTCCATTTGTCGAACCTTTATGACAAGCTGGCGGTGAAAAGCCGGGCTCAGGCGATCGCCTTTTTCTACTCGCAGCAACAGGGGGGGAATGCGCGGGGATAG
- a CDS encoding HpcH/HpaI aldolase/citrate lyase family protein: MSFFPIDPAPARLNRSELAVPGSQPNMFEKAAQSDADVVFLDLEDAVAPDEKPQARKNIIKALNELDWGKKTMSLRINGLDTHYMYRDVVDVVEQAGERLDLIMIPKVGTAADVYAVDMLVTQIEDAKGYKKRIGFEHIIETALGMQNINEIAAASKRNESLHFGVADYAASTRARTTVIGGVNEHYSVLTDKLADGSRQVHWGDMWHYALSRMVVAARANGLRPVDGPFGDFSDPDGYKAAAYRAAVLGCEGKWAIHPSQIALANEVMSPSAAEVERAQRILDAMAKAEAEGKGAVSLDGRLIDYASIRQAEVLVAKARQIAA, from the coding sequence ATGAGTTTCTTTCCCATCGACCCCGCCCCGGCTCGTCTGAACCGCAGCGAGTTGGCGGTTCCCGGCAGCCAGCCGAACATGTTTGAAAAGGCTGCACAATCCGATGCAGACGTCGTGTTCCTCGACCTCGAGGACGCGGTGGCGCCGGACGAAAAGCCGCAGGCGCGCAAGAACATCATCAAGGCCCTGAACGAGCTCGACTGGGGCAAGAAGACCATGTCGCTGCGAATCAACGGGCTCGACACCCATTACATGTATCGCGACGTCGTCGACGTGGTCGAACAGGCCGGCGAGCGGCTGGACCTGATCATGATCCCGAAGGTCGGCACCGCCGCCGACGTCTATGCCGTCGACATGCTGGTGACCCAGATCGAGGACGCCAAGGGCTATAAAAAGCGCATCGGCTTCGAGCATATCATCGAGACCGCGCTGGGGATGCAGAACATCAACGAGATCGCCGCGGCCTCGAAACGCAACGAGAGCCTGCATTTCGGCGTCGCCGATTACGCCGCCTCGACCCGCGCCCGCACCACGGTGATCGGCGGCGTGAACGAGCATTACTCGGTGCTGACCGACAAGCTGGCCGACGGCTCGCGCCAGGTCCATTGGGGCGACATGTGGCATTACGCGCTGTCGCGCATGGTGGTGGCGGCCCGCGCCAACGGGCTGCGGCCGGTGGACGGCCCCTTCGGCGACTTCTCGGATCCCGATGGCTACAAGGCGGCCGCCTATCGCGCCGCGGTGCTGGGCTGCGAGGGCAAATGGGCGATCCACCCCAGCCAGATCGCGCTGGCGAACGAGGTGATGAGCCCCTCGGCCGCCGAGGTCGAGCGCGCACAGCGCATCCTCGACGCCATGGCCAAGGCCGAGGCCGAGGGCAAGGGCGCGGTGTCGCTGGACGGCCGGCTGATCGACTATGCCTCGATCCGCCAGGCCGAGGTGCTGGTCGCCAAAGCCCGGCAGATCGCGGCGTGA
- a CDS encoding glycerate kinase type-2 family protein translates to MSVGLAEMRALAGRLYAAAVTAADPALAVRRHFERHPDPGVAGHSTLIAVGKAAPAMLAEAREHVRGPVTALAVTHEGNETTVPGARVLTASHPVPSESGLQAGREILALLDAAGAADRVLALISGGGSALIPAPRAPLTLADKQAVNRLLLASGLDITAMNLVRQQLSELKGGGFLRHAAPAPVTGLILSDVIGNELGAVASGPTTPPLGTRQDALALLTRHGLLEQLPAAVRTLLETPETAAPLPAAENHLIGSNEQSLQAMRDAVAPGWTARIVSDRLVGDVADAAAEIVRAAREAPADRPTALIFGGETTVTLRGTGKGGRNQELALRLAEAMRDWSGDWTFLSGGTDGRDGPTDAAGGLVDGGTMARIAAAGQDMQALLANNDSHAALAAAGDLLLTGATGTNVADVQVMLLN, encoded by the coding sequence GTGAGCGTCGGCCTTGCCGAGATGCGGGCGCTGGCGGGGCGGCTTTACGCCGCCGCCGTCACCGCCGCCGACCCGGCCCTGGCCGTGCGTCGGCATTTCGAGCGCCACCCCGATCCCGGGGTGGCGGGCCACAGCACACTGATCGCCGTCGGCAAGGCCGCACCAGCCATGCTGGCCGAGGCCAGGGAACATGTCCGCGGCCCCGTCACCGCGCTGGCGGTGACGCATGAGGGCAACGAGACCACCGTTCCCGGCGCCCGGGTCCTGACCGCCAGCCACCCGGTGCCCAGCGAATCCGGCCTGCAGGCCGGCCGCGAGATCCTGGCGCTGCTGGACGCGGCCGGCGCCGCGGACCGGGTGCTGGCGCTGATCTCGGGCGGCGGCTCGGCGCTGATCCCGGCACCACGGGCACCGCTGACCCTGGCCGACAAGCAGGCGGTGAACCGGCTGCTGCTGGCCAGCGGCCTCGACATCACCGCGATGAACCTGGTCCGCCAGCAGCTTTCGGAACTGAAGGGCGGCGGCTTCCTGCGCCATGCCGCCCCTGCCCCGGTGACCGGTCTGATCCTGTCGGACGTGATCGGCAACGAATTGGGCGCGGTGGCCTCGGGCCCGACCACACCGCCGCTGGGGACGCGGCAGGATGCGCTGGCGCTGCTGACGCGGCACGGGCTGCTGGAGCAACTGCCTGCCGCGGTGCGGACATTGCTGGAAACGCCCGAAACCGCCGCGCCGCTTCCGGCGGCCGAAAACCATCTGATCGGCAGCAACGAGCAATCGCTGCAGGCGATGCGCGATGCGGTTGCCCCCGGCTGGACGGCGCGGATCGTCTCGGATCGGCTGGTCGGCGACGTGGCGGATGCCGCGGCAGAGATCGTGCGCGCCGCGCGCGAGGCCCCGGCCGACCGCCCGACCGCGCTGATCTTCGGCGGCGAGACGACGGTGACCCTGCGCGGCACCGGCAAGGGCGGCCGCAACCAGGAGCTGGCTTTGCGCTTGGCCGAGGCCATGCGCGACTGGAGCGGCGACTGGACCTTCCTCAGCGGCGGTACCGACGGCCGCGACGGCCCCACCGATGCGGCCGGCGGGCTGGTCGACGGCGGCACCATGGCCCGGATCGCGGCCGCGGGGCAGGACATGCAAGCGCTGCTGGCCAACAACGACAGCCACGCGGCGCTGGCTGCCGCCGGCGACCTGCTGCTGACCGGCGCCACCGGCACCAATGTCGCCGATGTCCAGGTGATGCTGCTGAACTGA
- a CDS encoding pyridoxamine 5'-phosphate oxidase family protein, protein MTDHEEQADRFWDRLEKVNSGMLGLVEAPRLVPMSHYADREGRALWFITAKGTDLVQAVAGGGKPALHAVADESGGLFARLDGTLALSDDRAKLDELWNSVASAWFEEGKQDPDLQLMRLDLAGAEIWLTGGSMRFLYEIAKSKVTGAKPDMGEHFALSF, encoded by the coding sequence ATGACCGATCACGAAGAACAGGCCGACCGGTTCTGGGACCGGCTGGAAAAGGTGAATTCCGGCATGCTGGGCCTGGTCGAGGCGCCGCGGCTGGTGCCGATGTCGCATTATGCCGACCGCGAAGGCCGCGCACTGTGGTTCATCACCGCCAAGGGCACCGATCTGGTCCAGGCGGTGGCGGGCGGCGGGAAACCGGCACTGCATGCGGTCGCTGACGAATCCGGCGGGCTGTTCGCGCGGCTGGACGGCACGCTGGCGCTGTCCGACGACCGCGCAAAGCTGGACGAGCTGTGGAACTCCGTCGCCTCGGCCTGGTTCGAGGAAGGCAAGCAGGACCCGGACTTGCAGCTGATGCGGCTGGACCTGGCCGGGGCCGAGATCTGGCTGACCGGCGGCAGCATGCGCTTCCTCTACGAGATCGCGAAGTCCAAGGTCACCGGCGCCAAGCCCGACATGGGCGAGCATTTCGCGCTGAGTTTCTAG
- a CDS encoding putative DNA modification/repair radical SAM protein, which produces MAPRILQDKLAILADAAKYDASCASSGGQRRDARRGGLGSSGGSGICHAYTPDGRCISLLKILLTNFCIFDCAYCINRVSSNVERARFTPEEVVSLTLEFYRRNYIEGLFLSSGIVRSADQTMAEMVRIARSLRQDHGFHGYIHLKTIPEASPELIREAGLHADRLSINVELPQDASLRRLAPEKRPQTIRTAMAQVRLETEAAGDRTHTGRKPPRFAPAGQSTQMIVGADGADDVAILDSASRLYSGYRLRRVYYSGFSPIPDASAALPLVKPPLMREHRLYQADWLLRFYGFTAEDIGTAAPGGHLDLQLDPKLAWALQNRALFPVAVNAAPREMLLRVPGFGIRIVERILAARRDRALRVEDLAWMGALVRKARPFIMVPGWSPGALTDAADLRARFAPPPRQLALL; this is translated from the coding sequence ATGGCCCCACGCATCTTGCAAGACAAGCTCGCCATCCTGGCGGACGCCGCGAAATACGACGCCTCCTGCGCATCGAGCGGCGGGCAACGCCGGGATGCGCGCCGGGGCGGGCTGGGCTCGTCGGGGGGCAGCGGCATCTGCCACGCCTATACGCCGGACGGGCGCTGCATCTCGCTGCTGAAGATATTGCTGACGAATTTCTGCATCTTCGACTGCGCCTATTGCATCAACCGTGTCTCCTCCAACGTCGAGCGGGCACGGTTCACGCCCGAGGAGGTGGTCTCGCTGACGCTGGAATTCTATCGCCGCAACTATATCGAGGGGCTGTTTCTGTCCTCGGGCATCGTCCGCTCGGCCGACCAGACCATGGCCGAGATGGTCCGCATCGCCCGCAGCCTGCGGCAGGACCACGGCTTTCACGGCTATATCCACCTCAAGACCATCCCCGAGGCGTCGCCCGAACTGATCCGCGAAGCGGGGCTTCATGCCGACCGGCTGTCGATCAACGTCGAGCTGCCGCAGGACGCCAGCCTGCGCCGCCTTGCCCCCGAAAAGCGGCCGCAGACCATCCGCACCGCCATGGCGCAGGTGCGGCTGGAGACCGAGGCGGCCGGCGACCGGACCCATACCGGCCGCAAGCCCCCGCGCTTTGCCCCGGCGGGCCAAAGCACGCAGATGATCGTCGGCGCGGATGGCGCGGACGACGTGGCGATCCTGGACAGCGCCAGCCGGCTTTACAGCGGCTATCGGCTGCGGCGGGTCTATTATTCCGGCTTCAGCCCGATCCCCGACGCCTCGGCCGCGCTGCCGCTGGTCAAGCCGCCGCTGATGCGCGAACACCGGCTGTATCAGGCCGACTGGCTGCTTCGCTTCTATGGCTTCACGGCCGAGGACATCGGCACCGCCGCGCCGGGCGGACACCTGGACCTGCAACTGGATCCGAAACTGGCCTGGGCGCTGCAGAACCGCGCGCTGTTCCCGGTCGCGGTGAACGCCGCCCCGCGCGAGATGCTGCTGCGGGTGCCGGGCTTCGGCATCCGCATCGTCGAGCGCATCCTGGCCGCGCGGCGGGACCGGGCGCTGCGGGTCGAGGACCTGGCGTGGATGGGGGCGCTGGTCAGGAAGGCCCGGCCCTTCATCATGGTCCCCGGCTGGTCGCCCGGCGCGCTGACGGACGCCGCCGATCTGCGGGCGCGCTTCGCGCCGCCGCCGCGGCAGCTGGCGCTGCTGTGA
- a CDS encoding UdgX family uracil-DNA binding protein (This protein belongs to the uracil DNA glycosylase superfamily, members of which act in excision repair of DNA. However, it belongs more specifically to UdgX branch, whose founding member was found to bind uracil in DNA (where it does not belong), without cleaving it, appears to promote DNA repair by a pathway involving RecA, rather than base excision.) produces MTYAVALPERGSFEAWRAAARCAIGHGIAPERIDWAGNTGLFAAPPLPDYNGPPPRVPAGFPALARSVSWHAAPQRFALLYQALWRLHRGDGNPLSHADPLGRRLQLMAKAVGRDIHKMHAFLRFRELPAPGPRRSFAAWFEPEHDTLEPASPFFARRFADMDWLIVTPRLSARFRDGALVFGPGGDRPDLPEDAAEPLWATYFANIFNPARIKLAAMRSEMPRKYWKNLPETRLIPQMLAGAEARVQRMHAAGAAAPRPGAAPVLARYRAAMPQAPDCPQTLDEARAAALQCRRCGLCEAATQTVWGEGPADAPLMIVGEQPGDHEDLAGRPFVGPAGRLLRQVMAEAGLDPGRAWLTNAVKHFKFAPRGKRRLHRNPDATEIRHCRWWLGLELALVRPRVTLALGASAALALTGDDSPLAGRRGRVETGLHGGPVLPSWHPAYVLRLPDPDQAAQARAQLAADLAAALRLAALEQTRPADVAPAARAQTPAPPHL; encoded by the coding sequence GTGACCTATGCCGTCGCCCTGCCCGAGCGCGGCAGTTTCGAGGCCTGGCGTGCCGCCGCCCGCTGCGCCATCGGCCACGGCATCGCGCCCGAGCGGATCGACTGGGCCGGCAACACCGGGCTGTTCGCCGCCCCGCCCCTGCCCGATTACAACGGTCCGCCGCCTCGGGTGCCCGCGGGTTTCCCGGCGCTGGCCCGCAGCGTTTCCTGGCACGCGGCGCCGCAGCGCTTCGCCCTGCTCTACCAGGCGCTCTGGCGGCTGCACCGGGGCGATGGCAATCCGCTGTCCCATGCCGATCCCTTGGGGCGGCGGCTGCAGCTGATGGCCAAGGCGGTCGGGCGCGACATCCACAAGATGCACGCCTTCCTGCGCTTTCGCGAACTGCCCGCGCCCGGCCCCCGCCGCAGCTTCGCCGCCTGGTTCGAGCCCGAGCACGACACGCTGGAGCCGGCGAGCCCGTTCTTCGCACGCCGCTTCGCCGATATGGACTGGCTGATCGTCACGCCGCGGCTCAGCGCCCGCTTTCGCGACGGCGCGCTGGTCTTCGGCCCCGGCGGCGACCGCCCCGACCTGCCGGAAGATGCCGCCGAACCGCTTTGGGCGACCTATTTCGCCAATATCTTCAATCCGGCCCGGATCAAGCTGGCGGCGATGCGGTCCGAGATGCCGCGGAAATACTGGAAGAACCTGCCCGAGACCCGGCTGATCCCGCAGATGCTGGCCGGGGCCGAGGCGCGGGTGCAGCGCATGCATGCGGCCGGCGCCGCCGCGCCCCGCCCCGGCGCCGCCCCGGTCCTGGCCCGCTATCGCGCCGCCATGCCGCAGGCGCCGGATTGCCCCCAGACTCTGGACGAGGCGCGGGCCGCCGCGCTGCAATGCCGCCGCTGCGGGCTGTGCGAGGCCGCGACGCAGACCGTCTGGGGCGAGGGGCCGGCCGATGCCCCCCTGATGATCGTGGGCGAGCAGCCCGGCGACCACGAGGACCTGGCCGGCCGCCCCTTCGTCGGTCCCGCGGGCCGGCTGCTGCGTCAGGTCATGGCCGAGGCCGGTCTGGACCCCGGCCGCGCCTGGCTGACCAATGCCGTCAAGCATTTCAAGTTCGCGCCCCGCGGCAAGCGCCGGCTGCACCGCAATCCCGATGCGACCGAGATCCGGCATTGCCGCTGGTGGCTGGGGCTGGAACTGGCATTGGTGCGGCCCCGCGTCACGCTGGCGCTCGGCGCCTCGGCCGCGCTGGCGCTGACCGGTGACGACAGCCCGCTGGCCGGGCGCCGCGGCCGGGTCGAAACCGGGCTGCACGGCGGGCCGGTGCTGCCGTCCTGGCATCCGGCCTATGTGCTGCGCCTGCCCGATCCGGATCAGGCGGCGCAGGCACGGGCCCAGCTTGCCGCGGATCTGGCCGCCGCCCTGCGCCTGGCCGCGCTGGAACAAACCCGCCCGGCCGACGTTGCCCCCGCAGCCCGGGCACAGACGCCCGCCCCTCCCCACCTTTGA